A DNA window from Sphingopyxis macrogoltabida contains the following coding sequences:
- a CDS encoding glutathione S-transferase family protein encodes MSLIVHHLNNSRSQRILWLLEEIGAPYEIKFYDRDQTTNLAPPDLLAVHPLGKSPLIQDDGRVIMESGAITEYLCERHGGGHLVPERGSDDHVSHLEWLHFAEGSAMTPILLRIYTARLGEAAAPLEPRIVQQLDAHFAFMESRVGDNGHFIGDSLSAADIMLSFPAEIAVMQGMAPRYPKLAAFVNACHVRPAWQRAREKGGAYYGY; translated from the coding sequence ATGAGCCTGATCGTCCACCACCTGAACAACAGCCGCTCGCAGCGCATCCTGTGGCTGCTCGAAGAAATCGGCGCTCCCTATGAGATTAAATTCTACGACCGCGACCAGACGACCAATCTCGCGCCGCCCGACCTGCTCGCGGTCCATCCGCTCGGCAAGTCGCCCTTGATCCAGGATGACGGCCGCGTGATCATGGAATCGGGGGCGATCACCGAATATCTCTGCGAGCGGCACGGCGGCGGGCATCTCGTGCCCGAACGCGGCAGCGACGATCATGTCAGCCATCTCGAATGGCTGCATTTCGCCGAGGGGTCGGCGATGACGCCGATCCTGCTGCGCATCTATACCGCGCGCCTCGGCGAGGCGGCGGCGCCGCTCGAACCGCGGATCGTACAGCAACTCGACGCGCATTTCGCCTTCATGGAAAGCCGCGTCGGCGACAACGGCCATTTTATCGGCGACAGCCTGTCGGCCGCCGACATCATGCTGAGCTTTCCGGCCGAAATTGCGGTGATGCAGGGGATGGCGCCGCGCTATCCCAAGCTCGCGGCCTTCGTAAACGCCTGCCACGTCCGGCCGGCGTGGCAGCGCGCGCGCGAAAAGGGCGGCGCCTATTATGGCTATTGA
- the speB gene encoding agmatinase, giving the protein MPAIRLFGLPTDINSSFERGAAAGPAAIRTALRSDRGNLASELGPEIGVDIAFADDGDLPLCEDTPRDDAAIRRHVAMLHEDGEIPLALGGDHAVSFPLVEAAANCFGPLNILHFDAHPDLYDDFGGNPRSHASPFARICEAGHAERLVQVGIRTLNGHCRAQAERFGVEIIPMAGFTPDRVPVLGGPLYISIDLDGLDPSAAPGVAHPEPGGLTVREMLAVLHRQTAPIVGADIVELHPGRDTGDVTAIVGAKLVRELAALIDRNGPYRP; this is encoded by the coding sequence ATGCCCGCGATCCGCCTCTTCGGCCTGCCCACCGACATCAACAGCAGCTTCGAACGCGGCGCCGCAGCCGGCCCCGCGGCGATCCGTACCGCGCTGCGCAGCGACCGCGGCAATCTGGCGAGCGAACTAGGCCCCGAGATCGGTGTCGATATCGCCTTCGCCGACGACGGCGATCTGCCGCTGTGCGAAGATACACCGCGCGACGACGCCGCGATCCGCCGCCATGTCGCGATGCTGCACGAGGACGGTGAAATTCCGCTCGCGCTCGGCGGCGATCATGCCGTGAGCTTTCCGCTCGTCGAGGCGGCGGCAAATTGCTTCGGGCCGCTCAACATCCTTCATTTCGATGCGCACCCCGATCTCTACGACGATTTCGGCGGCAATCCGCGCAGCCATGCTTCGCCCTTTGCCCGCATTTGTGAGGCGGGCCACGCCGAGCGGCTGGTCCAGGTCGGCATTCGCACGCTCAACGGGCATTGCCGGGCGCAGGCCGAACGTTTCGGGGTCGAGATCATCCCGATGGCCGGCTTCACGCCCGATCGAGTGCCCGTGCTCGGCGGCCCGCTCTATATCTCGATCGATCTCGACGGTCTCGACCCGTCGGCGGCGCCCGGCGTCGCCCATCCCGAGCCCGGCGGGCTGACGGTTCGCGAAATGCTGGCGGTGCTGCACCGGCAGACCGCACCGATCGTCGGCGCCGATATCGTCGAACTTCATCCCGGCCGCGACACCGGCGACGTCACGGCGATCGTCGGCGCCAAGCTGGTCCGCGAACTCGCGGCGCTGATCGACCGCAACGGCCCCTATCGACCCTGA